One genomic segment of Hordeum vulgare subsp. vulgare chromosome 2H, MorexV3_pseudomolecules_assembly, whole genome shotgun sequence includes these proteins:
- the LOC123425985 gene encoding uncharacterized membrane protein At4g09580-like isoform X2, whose product MGREDRFPLLEAALGAGVAAVFTAGLVGVYLSMPDSDYSFLKLPRNLHELQILTGHVENYTSDYTVQGVALVVFAASAGASSCYFLSKLIGKPLVFVLWPDKLMFFRKQVAKRREKLLNYMLFLRVTPTLPNTFINLASHIVNVPFHTFLLATLIGLIPAAYVTVRAGIALGELTSLSDLYDTQSVALLFLIGVVSVTPALPRKDEVQEKAPEIAAGAS is encoded by the exons atgGGGAGGGAGGACCGGTTCCCGCTCTTGGAGGCCGCGCTCGGCGCCGGGGTCGCCGCCGTCTTCACCGCGGGCCTCGTCGGGGTCTACCTCTCCATGCCGGACTCCGACTACAGCTTCCTCAAGTTGCCCCGCAACCTCCACGAACTACAAATCCTCAC TGGCCATGTTGAGAACTATACGAGTGACTACACCGTACAG GGCGTGGCTCTGGTTGTCTTTGCTGCCTCCGCTGGTGCTTCTTCATGCTATTTCCTGTCAAAACTGATTGGAAAACCGCTGGTGTTCGTGCTGTGGCCAGACAAGCTCATGTTTTTCCGGAAGCAG gttgccaaaagaagagaaaagctgttGAATTACATGCTTTTCCTGAGGGTCACCCCAACATTGCCAAATACCTTCATCAACTTAGCATCTCACATTGTTAATGTGCCCTTCCATACCTTCTTATTGGCAACTCTTATCGGTCTCATCCCAGCAGCCTACGTGACCGTGAGG GCTGGGATTGCTCTGGGAGAGCTAACATCGCTCAGCGACCTGTACGACACCCAGTCAGTAGCTCTGCTGTTCTTGATCGGCGTCGTCTCAGTCACACCAGCATTGCCGAGGAAGGACGAGGTTCAAGAAAAGGCACCAGAAATCGCAGCAGGCGCCTCATGA
- the LOC123425985 gene encoding uncharacterized membrane protein At4g09580-like isoform X1, which produces MGREDRFPLLEAALGAGVAAVFTAGLVGVYLSMPDSDYSFLKLPRNLHELQILTGHVENYTSDYTVQVLIGYCVVYIFMQTFMIPGTIFMSLLAGALFGQLQGVALVVFAASAGASSCYFLSKLIGKPLVFVLWPDKLMFFRKQVAKRREKLLNYMLFLRVTPTLPNTFINLASHIVNVPFHTFLLATLIGLIPAAYVTVRAGIALGELTSLSDLYDTQSVALLFLIGVVSVTPALPRKDEVQEKAPEIAAGAS; this is translated from the exons atgGGGAGGGAGGACCGGTTCCCGCTCTTGGAGGCCGCGCTCGGCGCCGGGGTCGCCGCCGTCTTCACCGCGGGCCTCGTCGGGGTCTACCTCTCCATGCCGGACTCCGACTACAGCTTCCTCAAGTTGCCCCGCAACCTCCACGAACTACAAATCCTCAC TGGCCATGTTGAGAACTATACGAGTGACTACACCGTACAGGTGTTGATAGGTTACTGTGTTGTGTACATTTTCATGCAGACCTTCATGATCCCAGGGACAATATTCATGTCATTGCTTGCTGGTGCTCTATTCGGGCAACTCCAGGGCGTGGCTCTGGTTGTCTTTGCTGCCTCCGCTGGTGCTTCTTCATGCTATTTCCTGTCAAAACTGATTGGAAAACCGCTGGTGTTCGTGCTGTGGCCAGACAAGCTCATGTTTTTCCGGAAGCAG gttgccaaaagaagagaaaagctgttGAATTACATGCTTTTCCTGAGGGTCACCCCAACATTGCCAAATACCTTCATCAACTTAGCATCTCACATTGTTAATGTGCCCTTCCATACCTTCTTATTGGCAACTCTTATCGGTCTCATCCCAGCAGCCTACGTGACCGTGAGG GCTGGGATTGCTCTGGGAGAGCTAACATCGCTCAGCGACCTGTACGACACCCAGTCAGTAGCTCTGCTGTTCTTGATCGGCGTCGTCTCAGTCACACCAGCATTGCCGAGGAAGGACGAGGTTCAAGAAAAGGCACCAGAAATCGCAGCAGGCGCCTCATGA
- the LOC123425986 gene encoding tRNA-specific adenosine deaminase TAD1-like, whose translation MRQRKRIATLERPEDEHALLCIRYSICQNKSGLHEVLLGTTGRKQGTSLKAPSLPSTESFVCKIRLAEAFISLEHPLVTKLRQEKIDYRAIKDMACEYQQMLKLLRKAPFLGRWRAKPRSVDSFIVPW comes from the exons ATGAGGCAACGCAAAAGAATCGCAACTCTTGAGAGACCAGAGGACGAACATGCGTTGCTTTGTATCAG GTACTCAATATGCCAGAATAAATCTGGTTTGCATGAAGTTCTTTTAGGAACAACTGGGAGGAAACAAGGCACATCTTTAAAGGCACCATCCTTACCCTCCACCGAGTCATTTGTCTGCAA GATAAGATTGGCAGAGGCCTTCATATCACTTGAACATCCATTAGTCACAAAATTACGTCAAGAGAAGATTGATTATCGTGCAATTAAG GATATGGCTTGTGAGTACCAGCAGATGCTTAAGCTTCTTAGAAAGGCTCCATTTTTAGGCAGATGGCGTGCTAAGCCAAGATCCGTTGATTCGTTTATagttccatggtga